TCCGCGACCAGTCCGGCCCGGTGCAGCGGCTCAGCCAATCACGCGCGATCGCGCTCGACATGGAAAGCGCCACCATCGCCGCCAACGGTTACCGCTTCCGCGTCCCCTACGGCACGTTGCTCTGCGTCTCTGACAAGCCGCTCCACGGCGAGCTGAAGCTGCCGGGCATGGCTACCGATTTCTACCGGACGCAGGTCGCGCGGCATCTCAAGATCGGCATTCGCGCCATGGAAACGATCCGCGACATGCCGCTCGAGCGTATCCACAGCCGCAAGTTGCGCTCCTTCGAGGAGACCGCGTTCCTCTGATCGCGGCCTTCCCGCCACGTTTCGGTGTGAAAAATCGCATGATTTAAGGCTTTTTGCGCCACTAATTCTTGTGTGATGCCCCAACATGACGCTAATCTGCACAAATGAGGCCCGAGATTTGGGCAGTGAAGGAGATAACAACATGGCCAAACCAATGACCAAGACCCAGCTCGTGGCCGCCCTCGCAGACGCGATGGACAGCGACAAGAAATCCGCGGGTGCCGCACTCGACGCTGTCTGCGACGTCATCACCAAAGAAGTGTCCGGCGGCGGTGCCGTCACGCTGCCCGGCGTGGGCAAGATCTACTGCCGTGAGCGCCCCGAGCGCATGGTGCGCAACCCGGCCACCGGCGAGCAGATCAAGAAAGACGCCGACAAGGTCGTCAAGATGACGATCGCCAAGGCGCTCAAGGAAAGCGTCAACGGCTAAACGCCGATCCCCGATTTTTTCGAAGGC
The genomic region above belongs to Pseudomonadota bacterium and contains:
- a CDS encoding HU family DNA-binding protein: MAKPMTKTQLVAALADAMDSDKKSAGAALDAVCDVITKEVSGGGAVTLPGVGKIYCRERPERMVRNPATGEQIKKDADKVVKMTIAKALKESVNG